Proteins found in one Candidatus Thermoplasmatota archaeon genomic segment:
- the dph2 gene encoding diphthamide biosynthesis enzyme Dph2: MGASEYDLELDKICRIVKTKRRKKIAIQLPEALKRYAQNIAQYIERTGVIVSIQGEPCYGACDLELRSSKKLAVNLGHAEIPYLRSEKIVFVECKAKHDIKEVVKKACEILDKNVGLATIAQYTHKLEEARNVLEENGFNVFIGKGTRRLKYPGQVLGCNFSACSSIASKVDNYLYLGTGNFHPLGIALATNKKVVIADPELNKSSDIENLKIEILKQRWGAVEKAMSAEFFGIIIGRKQGQRREKLALDIKKSLEKKSKKALLIELSNIEPQYLEGFNCDAFVCTACPRIAIDDFAMFSKPMLTPVELEILLGLRKWSDYEFDQID, encoded by the coding sequence TGAAGCTCTAAAGCGCTATGCGCAAAATATTGCGCAGTATATTGAGCGTACTGGTGTAATAGTGTCAATTCAAGGCGAGCCTTGCTACGGAGCTTGCGATTTAGAATTGCGCTCAAGCAAAAAGCTTGCGGTTAATTTAGGGCATGCAGAAATACCTTATTTGCGCTCAGAAAAAATTGTTTTTGTAGAATGCAAAGCTAAGCATGATATAAAAGAAGTTGTAAAAAAAGCTTGCGAAATACTAGATAAGAATGTGGGGCTTGCAACTATTGCTCAATATACTCACAAACTAGAAGAGGCAAGAAATGTTTTAGAAGAAAATGGTTTTAACGTGTTTATTGGCAAAGGCACGCGGAGATTAAAATATCCAGGTCAAGTCTTAGGCTGCAATTTCTCAGCTTGCTCATCAATTGCTAGCAAAGTCGATAATTATCTTTATTTAGGCACGGGCAATTTTCATCCTCTTGGCATAGCATTAGCAACTAATAAAAAAGTAGTTATCGCAGATCCAGAGCTTAATAAAAGCTCAGATATAGAGAATTTAAAGATAGAGATTCTAAAACAGCGATGGGGCGCAGTTGAAAAAGCCATGAGCGCAGAGTTTTTTGGTATTATTATAGGTAGGAAGCAAGGTCAGAGAAGGGAAAAGCTCGCACTCGATATTAAAAAAAGTCTTGAAAAAAAATCTAAAAAAGCGCTTTTAATAGAGCTGAGTAATATAGAGCCACAATATTTAGAAGGTTTTAATTGCGATGCCTTTGTTTGTACAGCCTGCCCCAGAATTGCAATAGATGATTTTGCAATGTTTAGCAAGCCTATGCTAACGCCTGTAGAGCTTGAAATTTTATTGGGGCTTAGAAAATGGAGCGACTATGAGTTCGACCAAATTGATTAG
- a CDS encoding METTL5 family protein: MSSTKLISIKKKELEKILQRIPQHPEPKPELEQYVTPASIAADLLFLAYSDIVGNEVVDLGCGTGIFAIGAKLMGARKCIGVDKDEKAIAVAKQICNALGVKKIEFEVCRIEDFKTKCDIVIQNPPFGAQEKQKHIDRIFIKKALELAPVVYSFHLTETKNFVKAFVESLNAGITFEKIYKFPIKYTFKFHRKEKLEFEVSLFRFERK, encoded by the coding sequence ATGAGTTCGACCAAATTGATTAGCATAAAGAAGAAAGAGCTTGAGAAAATATTGCAAAGAATACCCCAACATCCAGAGCCTAAGCCTGAACTAGAGCAATACGTTACTCCAGCATCTATAGCTGCTGATTTGCTCTTCCTAGCTTACTCAGATATTGTTGGCAATGAAGTTGTAGATTTAGGCTGCGGAACAGGGATATTTGCAATAGGCGCTAAATTAATGGGGGCTAGAAAATGCATAGGAGTAGATAAAGATGAGAAAGCGATTGCAGTTGCAAAGCAAATCTGCAATGCTTTGGGAGTGAAAAAAATTGAATTTGAAGTTTGCAGAATAGAAGATTTTAAAACTAAATGCGATATTGTAATTCAAAATCCTCCTTTCGGAGCGCAGGAAAAACAAAAGCACATAGATAGAATTTTTATAAAAAAAGCTTTGGAGCTTGCGCCTGTAGTCTACAGCTTCCATTTAACTGAGACAAAAAATTTTGTAAAGGCTTTTGTAGAGAGCTTAAATGCAGGTATAACATTTGAAAAAATCTATAAATTCCCAATCAAATATACATTTAAATTCCACAGAAAAGAAAAATTAGAATTTGAAGTCTCTTTGTTTAGATTCGAAAGGAAATGA